Proteins encoded in a region of the Candidatus Margulisiibacteriota bacterium genome:
- a CDS encoding ABC transporter ATP-binding protein: MLEVKNLSVNYYVDEGTVKAVAGVSFDLKEGEILGVLGESGSGKSTLGYALLRLVDQPGKIVGGEILLNGRDLLLLPEDELRRLRGAKIAMVFQDPFAALNPVLTIGEQIMESIILHQRATRREARGKAVEALRAVKIDPARIDDYPHQFSGGMRQRVVIAMALACRPEILIADEPTTALDVTIQAEILALLREIKAQFNLSIIYITHNFGIIKELCDRVVVMHKGKIVEAGETRTIFDHPRDAYTKKLVDCLRELR, from the coding sequence ATGCTGGAAGTTAAAAATTTGTCGGTTAATTACTACGTTGACGAAGGGACCGTGAAGGCGGTTGCCGGAGTTAGCTTTGACCTGAAAGAAGGGGAAATCCTGGGGGTACTGGGTGAGTCTGGGTCGGGGAAATCGACTTTGGGCTATGCTTTGTTGCGTTTGGTTGACCAACCGGGGAAGATTGTCGGCGGAGAGATTTTGCTTAACGGCCGTGATCTCCTCCTTTTACCGGAAGATGAATTGCGCCGGTTAAGAGGGGCGAAGATCGCCATGGTTTTTCAGGACCCGTTCGCCGCCCTAAATCCGGTCCTGACAATCGGTGAACAGATCATGGAGTCGATTATCCTGCACCAGAGAGCGACCCGGAGAGAGGCGAGGGGAAAAGCGGTTGAAGCGCTTCGAGCCGTCAAGATCGACCCCGCCCGGATCGATGATTATCCCCATCAATTTTCCGGCGGAATGCGGCAACGGGTCGTTATTGCCATGGCGCTCGCCTGCCGGCCGGAGATCCTGATTGCCGACGAGCCGACGACCGCCCTGGACGTGACGATCCAAGCGGAGATCCTGGCTTTGCTCCGGGAGATCAAAGCCCAATTTAATTTGTCGATAATTTATATTACGCATAACTTTGGGATCATTAAAGAACTCTGCGATCGGGTGGTGGTGATGCATAAAGGGAAGATCGTTGAAGCCGGGGAAACGCGGACAATTTTTGACCACCCGCGAGATGCCTATACCAAGAAGCTTGTCGATTGTTTGCGGGAGTTGAGAT
- a CDS encoding ABC transporter permease yields the protein MGKNKAARFGLIVMGLFFSLAILAPVIAPYSPDEISSVGATAPSSQHLFGTDDLGRDLLSRSLYGAQISLTVGIVAVVISLLLGTLAGAVAGYYGGWVDGLIMRTVDVMFAFPSIFLILAIQSMLTPNIYNVMVVIGLTSWMGVARLVRGEFLRIRQLQYVEAARAIGCSDLRIIFRHMLPNAQGPIIVAATLGMAGAILTESALSFLGMGVQPPISSWGNMLMDSQAYMRDAPWMAVIPGLLIMITVLSLYFIGEGIRETLSPKERNAGS from the coding sequence ATGGGAAAAAATAAAGCGGCCAGGTTTGGCTTGATAGTAATGGGGCTGTTTTTCAGCCTAGCGATTTTAGCGCCGGTGATCGCTCCGTATTCGCCGGACGAGATCTCTTCGGTTGGGGCGACTGCCCCGTCATCGCAACACCTCTTTGGGACCGATGACCTGGGGCGGGATCTTTTGAGCCGTTCCCTTTATGGGGCTCAGATCTCTTTAACTGTCGGGATAGTTGCGGTCGTGATCTCTCTACTCCTTGGAACATTGGCCGGCGCGGTCGCCGGTTACTATGGCGGCTGGGTCGATGGCTTGATCATGCGGACGGTCGATGTGATGTTCGCTTTCCCGTCGATCTTTCTGATCCTGGCGATACAGTCGATGCTGACCCCGAATATCTACAACGTTATGGTCGTGATCGGCCTGACCTCCTGGATGGGTGTTGCCCGCTTAGTCCGGGGGGAATTCCTCCGGATCCGCCAACTCCAATATGTGGAAGCGGCCCGGGCGATCGGTTGCAGCGATTTGAGGATAATCTTCCGCCACATGCTTCCCAACGCCCAGGGGCCGATCATTGTCGCCGCGACCCTGGGGATGGCCGGAGCGATCCTCACCGAATCGGCCCTCTCATTTTTAGGGATGGGGGTTCAGCCGCCCATCTCTTCCTGGGGGAACATGTTGATGGATTCTCAAGCGTACATGCGCGATGCCCCCTGGATGGCGGTGATTCCCGGGTTGTTGATCATGATTACGGTCCTTTCCCTCTATTTTATTGGCGAAGGGATCAGGGAGACGTTGAGCCCTAAGGAACGGAATGCTGGAAGTTAA
- a CDS encoding ABC transporter permease has product MRKFIINRLLQLIPLLLGISFLSFLVMHLAPGDPTALFIDPNIDPVELARVRANWGLDQPLFIQYLVWLKNALLLDFGRSYTTGLPVIAEIGERLPMTLLLMIPSFILTLLITIPVGVISAVRKNSWFDNLFTFFSFAGMAIPTFWLGLMLMLVFSVQLHWLPAVGNLALPLITMTIGSLAGLTRYQRGAMLEVLNQEYIRVARAKGLPERLVIFKHALRNALLPTITILGLSLPDLFGGAFVIETIFAWPGMGRLGVQAIFQRNYPTIMGIVMVSAILIIVGNLLADIAYAIVDPRIRYGKK; this is encoded by the coding sequence ATGCGCAAATTCATTATTAACCGGCTCTTACAATTGATTCCTCTTTTACTAGGGATCTCTTTCCTCTCTTTTCTGGTCATGCACCTCGCGCCCGGCGACCCGACCGCTCTTTTTATCGACCCCAACATTGACCCGGTTGAATTAGCCAGGGTCAGGGCGAATTGGGGGCTCGATCAGCCGCTTTTTATCCAATACCTGGTCTGGCTAAAGAACGCTCTCCTGCTTGATTTTGGCCGGAGCTACACGACCGGCCTCCCGGTCATTGCCGAGATCGGGGAGCGGCTCCCCATGACCTTGTTATTGATGATTCCCTCTTTTATTTTAACCCTGCTGATCACAATTCCGGTCGGAGTTATCTCGGCGGTCCGTAAAAACTCCTGGTTCGATAATCTTTTTACCTTTTTCTCCTTTGCCGGGATGGCGATCCCGACTTTTTGGCTCGGTTTGATGCTGATGCTGGTTTTTTCAGTCCAATTGCATTGGTTGCCGGCGGTAGGAAACCTGGCTTTGCCGTTAATTACGATGACGATTGGGAGTTTGGCCGGGCTAACTCGCTACCAGCGGGGAGCGATGCTCGAAGTCCTTAATCAAGAGTACATTCGGGTCGCCCGGGCCAAAGGGTTACCGGAGCGGCTGGTGATCTTCAAACATGCTTTGCGCAATGCCCTCTTGCCGACGATTACAATCCTTGGCTTATCGCTTCCCGACCTTTTCGGTGGCGCCTTCGTGATCGAAACGATCTTTGCCTGGCCGGGGATGGGGCGGCTGGGGGTCCAGGCGATCTTCCAGCGGAACTATCCGACGATCATGGGGATCGTTATGGTCTCCGCAATCTTGATTATCGTTGGCAATCTCCTGGCCGACATCGCCTACGCGATCGTCGATCCAAGGATTAGATATGGGAAAAAATAA
- a CDS encoding peptide-binding protein: protein MSLLICSLLLAGLATAIDYDPNAFLRSSLNGEVSILNPILSTDNVSAAVEDTMFNGLVTFNEKLEVEPDLAASWQTSKDGKVWTFKLRPDVKWHDGAPFTADDVVFTYNAILNPKVNSVRRSDFMIDGRPIRFQALDKYTFQAVLPVPFAPFLVRMGMGIIPKHLLAGKDLNTADFNRYPVGTGPFKFKEWVSGDHVTVVRNQDYFRGAPKLAGINFKMIPDENSQLVALEADEIDEAGIPPKDYQRIKAKPGINVYDYPVLQYTYLGFNLANPKFTDRRVRQALAYATDKKQLVDLIHKGLATPAYAPSAPISWAYNSNVPKYEFNPEKAKQLLKEAGVKNLEFTILANQGNKEREKAAVILQQQYKKVGVNVKVRLLEWSALLKIINAPKGPKDFEAVLMGWSLGLDPDAYSIWHSSQYPAGFNFNKYNNKKVDEFLKAGRTTIDRSGRKKIYAQIWQEIAADQPYIFLWYPKAIVGVRERVGGLSKPGPAGLFVHLEKVYLKK, encoded by the coding sequence TTGAGCTTACTAATTTGTAGTTTGCTGCTGGCTGGGTTGGCCACGGCTATTGATTACGATCCGAATGCTTTTCTCCGTTCCAGCCTGAATGGCGAAGTCTCGATCCTTAATCCGATCCTCTCGACCGACAACGTCTCGGCGGCGGTTGAAGATACGATGTTCAACGGCCTGGTGACTTTTAATGAGAAGCTCGAAGTTGAGCCCGACCTGGCCGCCTCCTGGCAGACTTCAAAAGATGGTAAGGTTTGGACCTTTAAACTGCGGCCCGACGTAAAGTGGCATGACGGGGCCCCATTTACGGCCGATGACGTTGTCTTTACCTACAACGCGATCCTTAACCCAAAGGTGAATTCGGTCCGCCGGAGCGATTTTATGATCGACGGCCGGCCGATCAGGTTCCAGGCGCTTGATAAATACACTTTTCAGGCCGTTTTGCCCGTTCCCTTTGCTCCTTTTTTGGTCAGAATGGGGATGGGGATCATTCCTAAACACCTGCTGGCTGGAAAAGACCTTAATACGGCTGACTTTAACCGGTATCCGGTCGGGACCGGGCCTTTTAAGTTCAAGGAGTGGGTTTCCGGCGATCACGTGACGGTGGTCCGTAATCAAGATTATTTCCGTGGCGCTCCTAAATTGGCCGGGATCAACTTTAAAATGATCCCGGACGAGAATTCACAGCTGGTCGCCCTGGAAGCCGATGAGATCGACGAGGCGGGGATCCCGCCTAAGGATTACCAGCGGATCAAAGCTAAACCGGGGATCAATGTCTACGACTACCCGGTCTTGCAATATACCTATCTTGGCTTCAATTTAGCTAATCCTAAGTTTACCGATCGCCGGGTCCGCCAGGCGCTGGCTTACGCGACCGACAAAAAACAACTGGTCGATCTGATCCATAAAGGGCTCGCGACCCCAGCGTACGCTCCTTCGGCTCCGATCTCCTGGGCTTATAATAGCAATGTGCCAAAATACGAATTCAATCCGGAAAAAGCGAAGCAGTTGCTGAAAGAGGCCGGGGTTAAGAACCTCGAATTTACGATCCTGGCCAACCAGGGAAATAAAGAGCGGGAAAAAGCGGCAGTTATCTTACAACAGCAATATAAGAAGGTTGGGGTCAACGTTAAAGTTCGTTTACTGGAATGGTCGGCACTCCTCAAGATCATCAACGCGCCGAAAGGACCGAAAGATTTTGAAGCGGTCTTAATGGGCTGGTCGCTGGGGCTCGATCCGGACGCCTATTCGATCTGGCATTCGAGCCAATACCCGGCCGGGTTTAACTTCAATAAGTATAATAATAAAAAAGTTGACGAATTCTTAAAAGCCGGACGAACCACGATCGACCGGAGCGGCCGCAAGAAGATCTATGCCCAGATCTGGCAGGAGATTGCCGCCGACCAGCCGTATATCTTTCTCTGGTACCCGAAGGCAATAGTCGGGGTCCGCGAGCGGGTCGGCGGACTGTCCAAGCCGGGGCCGGCCGGGTTGTTTGTCCATCTCGAAAAAGTTTATCTCAAAAAGTAA
- a CDS encoding prepilin-type N-terminal cleavage/methylation domain-containing protein, with protein sequence MKNRNGFTLVEILIVIGIIGLLSVFLVPNLLGARDKGKEAAVKGVMHTVQLAVEAYHLENNVYPLGKDIGVRSLCENYLMSGDYIAAVPKNPFTGKEYQDGDRAGKIIYGYDETTGTYSIIGYKRNGLAKLLELTNL encoded by the coding sequence ATGAAAAATAGAAATGGGTTTACTCTCGTCGAAATATTGATCGTGATCGGGATCATCGGCTTGTTGTCGGTCTTTCTGGTCCCAAATCTTTTGGGCGCGCGCGACAAAGGGAAAGAAGCGGCGGTCAAGGGGGTCATGCATACCGTTCAGTTGGCGGTCGAAGCTTATCATTTGGAAAATAATGTTTATCCGTTGGGAAAAGATATCGGGGTCAGGTCGCTTTGCGAGAATTACCTGATGAGCGGTGATTATATTGCCGCGGTCCCGAAAAATCCCTTTACCGGGAAAGAATACCAGGATGGCGACCGGGCCGGGAAAATTATTTACGGTTACGACGAGACGACCGGGACGTACTCAATAATTGGATATAAAAGGAATGGCCTTGCGAAATTACTTGAGCTTACTAATTTGTAG